A portion of the Sulfurospirillum diekertiae genome contains these proteins:
- a CDS encoding acetolactate synthase large subunit, with protein sequence MELSGSQMVIEALRKENVSVVFGYPGGAIMNVYDEVYKQNYFKHILTRHEQAALHAADGYARATGDVGVAFVTSGPGFTNAVTGLATAYMDSIPMVVISGQVPISMIGTDAFQEIDAVGISRPCVKHNYLVKDVKDLPRILKEAFYIARSGRPGPVHVDIPKDVTAQIGHFAYPSEIKMQTYKPTYKGNPRQIKKAIEAIALAKRPVLYIGGGAINSNASDEVREFAKICGIPAVETLMARGVMGDENPLLLGMLGMHGCYSANMAMSEADLMIAFGPRFDDRVTGKLSEFAKHAKIIHVDIDPSSIGKIVPIDYPIVGDLKNVVEAMIPLAKEQIDENKYKPWRDLLKRYGEIHPLKYEDSNEILKPQWAIERVGEILGDKAIICTDVGQHQMWAAQFYPFSYPRQWITSGGLGTMGYGLPAAIGAKVAVPSKTVINFTGDGSILMNIQELMTAVENKVAVVNIILNNQFLGMVRQWQTFFYNKRYSSTDLSVQPDFVKLVESFGGRGFRVKTKDEFDKALKEAVESNTVCMIDVQVDRFENVLPMVPAGGTLYNMMLEYKE encoded by the coding sequence ATGGAGTTAAGCGGTTCCCAAATGGTCATAGAAGCACTACGTAAGGAGAATGTCAGCGTCGTCTTTGGCTATCCTGGTGGTGCTATCATGAATGTTTATGATGAAGTTTACAAACAAAACTATTTTAAACATATTTTAACACGACACGAACAAGCAGCTCTGCATGCAGCAGATGGTTATGCACGCGCAACGGGTGATGTAGGCGTTGCCTTTGTTACCAGTGGCCCTGGTTTTACCAATGCTGTCACAGGTCTTGCAACAGCGTATATGGATTCTATTCCTATGGTTGTGATTAGCGGTCAAGTTCCTATTAGTATGATAGGCACAGATGCTTTTCAAGAGATTGATGCTGTGGGTATTAGTCGTCCTTGTGTCAAACATAACTACTTAGTTAAAGATGTCAAAGATTTGCCACGTATTTTAAAAGAGGCATTTTACATTGCACGAAGTGGCAGACCAGGTCCTGTTCATGTCGATATTCCAAAAGATGTCACAGCACAAATTGGCCATTTCGCCTATCCAAGTGAAATTAAAATGCAAACCTATAAGCCAACCTACAAAGGCAATCCAAGACAGATTAAAAAAGCGATTGAAGCTATTGCTTTAGCAAAACGTCCTGTTCTTTATATTGGCGGTGGTGCGATTAACTCAAATGCAAGTGATGAAGTACGTGAATTTGCAAAAATCTGCGGCATTCCTGCGGTTGAGACGTTGATGGCGCGCGGCGTTATGGGCGATGAAAATCCATTACTACTTGGAATGCTTGGAATGCACGGCTGCTATAGTGCCAATATGGCCATGAGCGAAGCAGACCTCATGATTGCTTTTGGACCACGTTTCGATGATCGTGTTACAGGAAAACTGAGCGAATTTGCAAAACATGCTAAAATCATTCATGTCGATATTGACCCAAGCAGTATTGGGAAGATTGTTCCGATTGATTACCCCATTGTAGGTGATCTTAAAAATGTTGTAGAGGCGATGATCCCTTTAGCCAAAGAACAAATTGATGAAAACAAATATAAACCTTGGCGTGATTTGTTAAAGCGTTATGGTGAAATCCATCCATTGAAATATGAAGATTCAAATGAGATTCTTAAACCACAATGGGCAATAGAACGCGTTGGTGAGATACTTGGTGATAAAGCCATTATCTGTACAGATGTTGGACAGCACCAAATGTGGGCTGCACAGTTTTATCCTTTCTCTTATCCTCGTCAATGGATTACGAGCGGTGGACTTGGAACGATGGGTTATGGTCTTCCAGCAGCCATTGGCGCCAAAGTAGCGGTGCCTTCCAAAACTGTTATCAATTTTACGGGTGATGGTTCTATTTTGATGAATATTCAAGAGTTGATGACTGCCGTTGAAAATAAAGTAGCAGTGGTTAATATCATCTTAAATAATCAGTTCTTGGGAATGGTTCGCCAATGGCAAACATTCTTTTACAATAAACGCTACTCTTCAACCGATCTTTCCGTCCAGCCTGACTTTGTCAAACTGGTTGAGAGTTTTGGAGGACGTGGTTTTAGAGTTAAAACCAAAGATGAGTTTGATAAAGCCCTTAAAGAGGCTGTTGAAAGTAACACTGTCTGTATGATTGACGTTCAAGTTGATCGCTTTGAGAACGTTTTACCAATGGTTCCAGCAGGTGGAACGCTTTACAATATGATGCTTGAGTATAAGGAGTAA
- the ilvN gene encoding acetolactate synthase small subunit: MRRVLSVIVLNEDGVLSRISGLFAGRGYNIDSLTVAPIPKTNLSRLTIVTSGSAPVLEQIVKQLHKLIPTYKVIESGQFVEKEMALVKIPLNEDFNGLDAMLKAYNGTIASSGEDFIVVMVADDYDRIDNFLKAVKKYNPTDIVRSGSVAMDI, translated from the coding sequence ATCAGAAGAGTTTTATCGGTTATCGTTTTAAATGAAGACGGTGTTTTGTCACGTATATCAGGTCTTTTTGCGGGACGTGGTTACAATATTGACTCACTTACAGTTGCGCCAATACCTAAAACAAATCTATCACGGTTGACGATTGTGACCTCAGGCAGTGCTCCTGTTTTGGAACAAATTGTAAAGCAATTGCATAAATTGATACCTACGTACAAAGTCATAGAATCAGGTCAGTTTGTTGAAAAAGAGATGGCGCTGGTCAAGATTCCTTTAAATGAAGACTTTAATGGGCTTGATGCCATGCTTAAAGCGTATAATGGAACAATTGCTAGTAGCGGTGAGGATTTTATCGTTGTCATGGTTGCAGATGATTATGATCGTATCGATAATTTTTTAAAAGCGGTTAAAAAATACAACCCAACAGACATCGTAAGAAGCGGCTCTGTCGCAATGGATATTTAA
- the lpxD gene encoding UDP-3-O-(3-hydroxymyristoyl)glucosamine N-acyltransferase: MKLSLLAQAISLEFSGIDKEVTSFATLKEATSSQITFFDNPKLLTDLQNTKAGVVILSSAYQEYLPKTSQALISDNPHLSMAYASVYFAKKAFDTSSPAHISEKCFISPNVVIGSNSVVEEGTEIMPHVTIGANVKIGKNVKIFPNVVVYDDSIIKDNCIIQAGAIIGSDGFGYAHTKMGEHIKIYHSGNVILEEDVEVGSNTTIDRAVFGSTIIQKGTKIDNLVQIGHNCEIGQACILVAQTGISGSTKLGRNVIMGGQSATAGHLEIGDFATIAARGGVSKSIEGGKIYGGFPLTLQNEWLKTQAKLAKFFKKN, encoded by the coding sequence ATGAAACTCAGCCTTCTTGCTCAAGCAATTTCGCTTGAATTTTCAGGTATAGATAAGGAAGTTACCTCTTTTGCAACACTCAAGGAGGCAACTTCCTCTCAAATTACTTTCTTTGACAATCCAAAACTTTTAACTGACTTGCAAAATACAAAAGCAGGCGTTGTGATTCTTTCCTCAGCGTATCAAGAATATCTACCCAAAACATCTCAAGCGCTTATCAGTGACAATCCCCATTTAAGTATGGCGTATGCAAGTGTATATTTTGCTAAAAAAGCCTTTGATACCTCTTCACCTGCCCATATTTCAGAAAAATGTTTCATTAGTCCAAATGTGGTTATTGGTAGCAATAGTGTGGTTGAGGAAGGCACAGAGATTATGCCGCACGTCACCATTGGTGCCAATGTTAAAATTGGTAAAAACGTTAAAATTTTCCCTAATGTTGTTGTGTATGATGATTCAATCATCAAAGATAACTGTATTATTCAAGCAGGGGCAATTATAGGAAGCGATGGTTTTGGCTATGCTCATACAAAAATGGGTGAGCATATTAAAATCTATCATAGTGGTAATGTTATCCTTGAAGAAGATGTTGAAGTGGGATCAAATACAACAATTGATCGTGCTGTTTTTGGATCCACTATTATTCAAAAAGGAACAAAAATAGATAATCTGGTTCAGATTGGACATAATTGCGAAATAGGGCAAGCCTGTATTTTAGTGGCTCAAACAGGTATTTCAGGCTCGACAAAACTTGGACGTAATGTCATTATGGGTGGACAAAGTGCCACAGCTGGACATTTGGAGATTGGTGATTTTGCAACCATCGCAGCACGTGGTGGTGTTTCAAAGTCGATTGAAGGCGGTAAAATTTACGGCGGTTTTCCACTCACATTACAAAATGAGTGGTTGAAAACGCAAGCAAAACTCGCAAAATTTTTTAAAAAGAATTAA
- a CDS encoding NAD(P)-dependent oxidoreductase produces the protein MNKYVITLAKTCLGCKKPSCRTGCPVGTPIPEMIRLFLAGEIKKAGKNAFDNNPLSVICSMVCPHEKHCEGHCILNKKGTAVSVGSIENYISDLYINDLQFEKPVKNGKKVAIIGSGPAGISLAVILGAKGYEITMYDAHDKIGGVLRYGIPDFRLNKDILDTIETKLRQLDVTIRPNITVGKNITIGDLFRDEFKAVFIGTGVWSPKKLGIKGESLGHVHFAIDYLKNPSVYRLGETVVVLGAGNVAMDVARTAVRHGAREVIIMYRKGMENIPASHHEVECAKIDGVKFDLYKQPIEITEKGVIYSSTDESGEEGLLEADSILVAISQNPKDNIVQTAKQIEVDGKGLVVTDECGRTTMEGVFASGDVVTGARTVVEAVAFSKRVAVAIEEYIDTL, from the coding sequence ATGAATAAATATGTCATCACACTTGCGAAAACATGCTTGGGCTGTAAGAAACCATCATGTCGTACGGGATGTCCTGTTGGCACACCCATTCCAGAAATGATTCGTCTTTTTTTAGCAGGAGAAATTAAAAAAGCAGGAAAAAATGCTTTTGACAATAATCCTCTTTCTGTTATCTGTTCTATGGTTTGTCCACATGAAAAACATTGTGAAGGTCACTGTATTCTCAATAAAAAAGGAACGGCAGTCAGTGTTGGAAGTATTGAAAATTATATTTCTGATCTTTACATAAACGATCTTCAGTTTGAAAAACCTGTAAAAAATGGTAAAAAAGTGGCGATTATTGGAAGTGGTCCTGCGGGTATCTCTTTAGCCGTTATTTTAGGTGCAAAAGGCTATGAAATTACAATGTACGATGCTCACGATAAAATTGGTGGAGTATTACGCTACGGTATTCCTGATTTTAGGCTCAATAAAGATATCTTAGACACGATTGAAACGAAATTACGCCAATTGGATGTAACAATTCGCCCTAATATAACGGTGGGTAAAAACATTACCATTGGTGATCTTTTTAGAGATGAATTTAAAGCTGTTTTTATTGGTACAGGGGTTTGGTCTCCTAAAAAACTTGGTATTAAAGGTGAAAGTTTAGGTCATGTCCATTTTGCTATTGACTATCTCAAAAATCCTTCGGTATATCGTTTAGGAGAAACCGTTGTGGTTTTAGGCGCGGGAAATGTTGCTATGGATGTTGCTAGAACAGCAGTCAGACACGGTGCTCGTGAAGTGATCATTATGTACCGTAAAGGTATGGAGAACATTCCGGCATCGCATCATGAAGTCGAATGTGCCAAAATTGATGGTGTTAAGTTTGATCTTTATAAACAGCCGATAGAGATTACAGAAAAAGGTGTTATTTACAGTAGCACGGATGAAAGTGGTGAAGAGGGTTTACTTGAAGCAGATTCTATTTTAGTTGCTATTAGCCAAAATCCTAAAGATAACATTGTTCAAACTGCGAAACAGATTGAAGTTGATGGTAAAGGTTTGGTTGTGACGGATGAGTGTGGACGAACTACCATGGAAGGCGTTTTTGCTTCAGGTGATGTGGTCACAGGAGCCAGAACGGTTGTTGAAGCAGTTGCCTTTTCAAAACGCGTTGCTGTGGCTATCGAAGAGTATATCGATACACTTTAG
- a CDS encoding pyridoxal phosphate-dependent aminotransferase, with protein sequence MLSKRIQVLSPSLTLAITALARDLKAQGRDILSFSAGEPDFDIPQRVKDAAIEAIQNGFSKYTAVAGTPEVLKAIAGKLKRENNLDYKPSQIVVNVGAKHSLFNIFQAILNEGDEVIIPSPYWVTYPEIVKYSGGTPVFIETDEATGFKITPAQLKSAITPKTKVLLFNTPSNPTGAVYSKVELEGLAEVLKGTNVLVVSDEMYEKILFDHLKFTSVASISEDMFNRTITVNGLSKSVSMTGWRFGYLACPIKEIVDAIVDLQGQSTSNINSITQKAAIPALNGLVDDDIENMRAAFERRRNMAYDLLNNIKGISVMKPEGAFYLYVNTKAVENDSMKFCAKLLEEKGVAVVPGLGFGSDGYFRLSFATDDTTIQDGIGRIKAFVENYK encoded by the coding sequence ATGCTATCAAAAAGAATCCAAGTCTTATCACCCTCTTTAACTTTGGCTATTACGGCTTTAGCAAGAGATCTTAAAGCTCAAGGAAGAGATATTCTTAGCTTTTCGGCTGGTGAACCAGATTTTGACATACCACAACGTGTCAAAGATGCCGCGATTGAAGCCATTCAAAATGGTTTTTCAAAATATACTGCAGTAGCAGGTACGCCCGAAGTGCTTAAAGCAATTGCTGGCAAACTTAAGCGTGAAAATAACCTCGATTACAAGCCTTCTCAAATTGTAGTCAACGTTGGTGCAAAACACTCATTGTTTAACATTTTCCAGGCGATTCTTAATGAGGGTGATGAAGTGATTATTCCTTCACCTTATTGGGTAACCTATCCTGAAATTGTGAAATACTCTGGTGGTACACCTGTGTTTATAGAGACAGATGAAGCAACTGGCTTTAAAATAACACCAGCACAACTGAAATCTGCCATTACACCTAAAACAAAAGTGCTTTTGTTCAATACGCCATCCAATCCAACGGGAGCTGTTTATTCAAAAGTCGAACTTGAAGGTTTAGCTGAAGTTCTTAAGGGAACCAATGTTTTAGTGGTTTCGGATGAGATGTATGAGAAAATTTTATTTGATCATTTGAAATTCACCTCTGTTGCATCGATTAGTGAAGATATGTTCAACCGAACTATTACTGTCAACGGTTTGAGTAAATCTGTCTCGATGACAGGATGGCGATTTGGCTATTTAGCCTGCCCTATTAAAGAGATTGTAGATGCGATTGTTGATCTTCAAGGTCAAAGTACCTCTAATATCAATTCTATTACACAAAAAGCAGCCATTCCAGCACTTAATGGCCTTGTAGATGATGATATTGAAAATATGCGTGCAGCTTTTGAGAGACGTAGAAATATGGCATATGATTTACTGAACAATATTAAAGGTATTTCAGTCATGAAACCAGAAGGTGCTTTTTACCTTTATGTCAATACCAAAGCTGTTGAAAATGATTCAATGAAGTTTTGTGCAAAACTCTTAGAAGAAAAAGGTGTTGCCGTGGTTCCAGGTCTTGGTTTTGGATCAGATGGTTATTTTAGACTCTCTTTTGCAACCGACGATACCACGATTCAAGATGGTATAGGACGTATTAAAGCGTTTGTTGAAAACTACAAATAA
- a CDS encoding nitrogenase component 1 has protein sequence MKELYNESSCSHSGDKEKKNICERLHPGSSISDCALEGAFKFLSSYEDCAHLIYSSSTCFTTTFIEKSSQQKHSNYFCSNLDLNDIIFGGTSKLMFQLDRIVTLCQPKVIFIYITCVTSLIGEDVNAIAQQKQHALGVRIVPILAAGFLGVENFGARIASMTLCEHLIGRKEPKEITPYDVNLLSCDASLQEMKTYCALIESIGLRVLTTFGSGDSVEPIMYAHKAKLNILISAKPLATMARKMEKIWGIPWIQVSFFGKYATSDALRTIAEVFNDGKLSRNTQKVIAFEEKKLAEQLELFKDSLYAKKVLINLQGTLSWAYIPLLRELDMHVVATSIENITEDDKEQAIRLLLGKGMFMYEPENEQMDIIEEEKIDLLITNSDNVYAAVQTKIPFLNIEKAKEKNYVGYRGILEFAYILENTLKNPLFKIVYREAPWLG, from the coding sequence ATTAAGGAGCTTTATAATGAGTCTTCGTGTTCACATAGTGGAGATAAAGAGAAAAAAAATATTTGTGAAAGACTTCATCCTGGATCATCCATCAGTGATTGTGCTTTAGAAGGAGCATTTAAGTTTTTAAGCTCATATGAAGATTGTGCCCATCTGATCTATTCATCGTCGACGTGCTTTACGACCACATTCATTGAAAAATCTTCCCAACAAAAGCATTCAAACTATTTTTGCAGTAACCTAGACCTCAATGATATTATCTTTGGTGGCACTTCAAAACTGATGTTCCAACTGGATCGAATCGTAACTCTCTGCCAACCCAAAGTTATTTTTATCTATATAACGTGTGTTACTTCGCTCATTGGTGAAGATGTCAATGCCATTGCACAACAGAAGCAACACGCACTTGGTGTTCGGATTGTCCCCATTTTAGCAGCTGGTTTTTTGGGTGTTGAAAATTTTGGAGCACGCATTGCAAGTATGACACTTTGTGAACATCTTATAGGACGTAAAGAGCCAAAAGAAATAACTCCTTACGATGTTAATTTACTTAGTTGTGATGCCAGTTTACAGGAGATGAAAACCTATTGTGCTTTGATTGAGAGCATAGGCTTACGTGTACTGACCACTTTTGGGAGTGGTGATTCTGTTGAACCCATTATGTACGCACATAAAGCCAAACTCAATATTTTGATTTCAGCCAAACCGCTCGCGACCATGGCACGAAAAATGGAAAAAATATGGGGAATTCCTTGGATTCAGGTTTCTTTTTTTGGAAAATATGCCACATCCGATGCTTTACGTACGATTGCTGAAGTTTTTAATGATGGAAAATTGAGTCGCAATACACAAAAGGTCATTGCTTTTGAAGAAAAAAAATTGGCAGAGCAATTAGAGCTTTTCAAAGATAGCTTGTATGCAAAAAAAGTTCTTATTAATCTTCAAGGAACGCTATCGTGGGCGTATATTCCTCTTTTACGAGAGCTAGATATGCATGTGGTCGCAACGTCTATTGAAAATATAACAGAGGATGATAAAGAACAAGCGATTCGTCTTCTACTTGGCAAAGGAATGTTTATGTATGAGCCAGAAAATGAGCAAATGGATATTATTGAAGAAGAGAAGATTGATCTTTTGATTACAAACAGTGATAATGTCTATGCCGCAGTTCAAACAAAAATCCCCTTTCTCAATATAGAGAAGGCAAAAGAAAAAAATTATGTGGGGTACCGTGGTATTTTAGAATTTGCTTACATTCTTGAAAATACCTTGAAAAATCCTCTCTTTAAAATCGTTTACCGTGAAGCTCCTTGGTTAGGATAA
- a CDS encoding sigma-54-dependent Fis family transcriptional regulator: MDTICISPIQDCPRYQELRVLYEIALALKGSELGIEIAFEKTLSLLKRHFYMDKSIYYALNDESNELEVLSSAGLSKRQEVLATYKVGEGATGLCAQFLEPVVIENIHQNILFLNKSCSLKKSEISYLAIPALSQNKLFGVLGVSLTQKSLCNIEEMVTILTITASLMAQSQQIYQTINDEKKRLKEEKLYYKEEILKQNEIIGYSPVIQDVLEIIGKVACTNSTIFISGETGTGKELIAKAIHNYSHRKEKPYIKLNCAAIPENLLETELFGHERGAFTDAKEMRKGRFELAHEGTLFLDEVGDLSLSLQAKLLRVLQEQEFERLGGTKTIKVDVRIVAATNRDIKEMVRQGSFREDLFYRLNVIPIHSPPLRDRGDDIILLACYFLERFCRRHGKERTLLPDAQMMLKEYTWPGNIRELENSMERIVLLAPSLHVNAQVIFSVLPAKTKIPTKEVETKADLEDLERQAIIRVLRESRGIKIKAAKKLGITNRQIGYKIQKYEICMQEYLE, encoded by the coding sequence GTGGATACGATTTGCATCAGCCCTATCCAAGATTGCCCACGCTATCAAGAGCTCAGAGTTTTATATGAAATTGCACTCGCTTTAAAAGGGAGTGAACTTGGCATAGAAATAGCATTTGAAAAGACGCTCAGCCTTCTTAAGAGGCATTTTTATATGGATAAAAGTATTTATTATGCGCTTAATGATGAAAGTAATGAACTTGAAGTGTTAAGTTCGGCAGGGCTAAGTAAACGGCAAGAAGTCTTAGCTACCTATAAAGTGGGCGAAGGTGCAACGGGATTATGTGCACAATTTTTAGAGCCTGTTGTGATTGAAAATATCCATCAAAATATTCTCTTTCTCAATAAAAGCTGCAGTTTAAAAAAGAGTGAGATTTCTTATCTTGCCATACCAGCCCTTTCTCAAAATAAACTTTTTGGTGTTTTAGGTGTGAGTTTAACTCAAAAGTCGCTTTGCAATATTGAAGAGATGGTGACAATCTTAACCATTACCGCTTCGCTCATGGCGCAATCACAACAAATCTACCAAACAATCAATGATGAAAAAAAGCGTCTTAAAGAAGAAAAACTCTACTACAAAGAGGAGATATTAAAGCAGAACGAAATCATAGGTTACAGTCCTGTAATTCAAGATGTTTTAGAGATTATTGGCAAAGTAGCGTGTACCAATTCAACGATTTTTATCAGCGGTGAGACGGGAACGGGCAAAGAGCTTATCGCAAAAGCTATTCATAATTACAGTCATCGTAAAGAGAAGCCTTACATCAAACTCAATTGTGCTGCCATTCCTGAAAATCTTTTGGAAACAGAGCTTTTTGGACATGAGCGAGGGGCCTTTACGGATGCCAAAGAGATGCGTAAAGGTCGTTTTGAACTGGCACATGAAGGAACACTTTTTTTGGATGAGGTTGGCGATCTAAGTCTAAGTCTCCAAGCAAAACTGCTGAGAGTCCTGCAAGAGCAGGAGTTTGAAAGACTTGGTGGAACAAAGACGATTAAAGTTGACGTGCGCATTGTGGCGGCCACAAATCGTGATATTAAAGAGATGGTACGCCAAGGAAGCTTTAGAGAAGACCTTTTCTACAGGCTCAATGTCATTCCCATTCACTCCCCTCCTTTGCGTGATCGAGGTGATGATATCATCTTGCTTGCATGCTATTTTTTGGAGCGTTTTTGCAGACGTCATGGCAAAGAGCGTACCTTGTTGCCTGATGCACAAATGATGCTCAAAGAGTACACATGGCCTGGTAATATTAGAGAGTTGGAAAACAGTATGGAACGTATTGTTCTTCTTGCTCCCTCTTTACATGTAAACGCTCAAGTAATTTTTTCCGTACTTCCAGCAAAGACAAAAATTCCTACTAAAGAAGTTGAAACTAAGGCTGATTTGGAAGATTTGGAGCGACAAGCCATTATAAGAGTGTTACGAGAATCAAGAGGCATTAAAATAAAAGCAGCCAAGAAATTGGGCATAACCAATCGTCAAATTGGTTATAAAATTCAAAAATATGAGATTTGCATGCAAGAATATCTGGAGTAA
- a CDS encoding pyridoxamine 5'-phosphate oxidase family protein — protein sequence MHTIRYNKRICTDEAMIESFLQETRVGIVAMVDEENFPYAIPVNYVWHKGAIYFHGMGSGKKESLLLQRPSVCFTLFHEYGTVVDPVPCHADTAYRSVVIFGKAEKVMDAEESALVLQKLLDKYTPNYYKHQLSGSLIEKYRSTHDGKAVSVFKIEPTTLTAKENIAQESELFNKEAFLNE from the coding sequence ATGCACACAATTCGTTATAACAAGAGAATCTGTACCGATGAAGCGATGATTGAATCCTTTTTGCAAGAGACACGCGTAGGCATTGTGGCGATGGTTGATGAAGAGAATTTTCCTTATGCCATACCTGTCAATTATGTTTGGCATAAAGGGGCTATCTATTTTCATGGTATGGGAAGTGGAAAAAAAGAGAGTCTATTACTTCAAAGGCCTTCTGTTTGTTTTACTCTTTTTCATGAATACGGTACCGTAGTTGACCCCGTTCCGTGTCATGCAGATACAGCATACCGTAGTGTTGTCATTTTTGGTAAGGCAGAAAAAGTAATGGACGCTGAAGAATCAGCCTTAGTTCTTCAAAAATTACTTGACAAATACACACCCAATTACTACAAACATCAATTATCAGGAAGTTTGATCGAAAAGTATCGTTCCACACATGATGGAAAAGCTGTTTCTGTTTTTAAAATTGAACCAACAACATTGACCGCTAAAGAAAATATAGCGCAAGAGAGTGAATTGTTTAATAAAGAGGCATTTTTGAATGAATGA
- the anfK gene encoding Fe-only nitrogenase subunit beta: MSCELRAKERTGIINPIFTCQPCGAQYVSIGIKDCIAIVHGGQGCVMFVRMLFAQHFKDNFDIASSSLHEDSAVFGATGRVETAVDVLLMRYPDIKVIPIITTCSTEIIGDDIEGVITKLNNGLLKDKYEGREVHLVPVHTPSFKGSMVSGYDVAVESMLKAFAKKTDTPNGKINLITGWVNPGDVTALKHLLKMMGIDATVLFEIESFDSPLMPSGQCEVSHGDTTVEDMIGTADAIGTIALNRYEGGKAAKYLEKNFQVPAIIGPTPIGIRNTDTFLQRLKEMTGKPIPEALVKERGIAIDAITDLAHMFLADKRVAIYGNADLVIGLAEFCIDMEMKPVLLLLGDDNSGYKKDARIKNLQSKVDFDMEIITNADLWELEDRIKNKGLQLDLIMGHSKGRFTSIDNNVPMVRVGFPTFDRAGLYRHPVVGYAGAIWLAEEIANTLFRDMEYKRNKEWLLNVW; this comes from the coding sequence ATGTCATGTGAACTCAGAGCAAAAGAGCGTACGGGTATTATTAACCCGATCTTTACATGTCAGCCGTGTGGCGCACAATACGTCAGTATTGGCATCAAAGATTGTATTGCCATCGTTCATGGTGGACAAGGGTGCGTTATGTTTGTGCGGATGCTGTTTGCGCAACATTTTAAAGATAACTTTGACATCGCCTCTTCTTCGTTGCATGAAGACAGTGCCGTTTTTGGAGCAACGGGAAGGGTTGAAACCGCCGTCGATGTCCTTTTGATGCGTTACCCTGATATTAAAGTCATCCCGATTATTACAACCTGTTCGACAGAGATCATAGGCGATGATATTGAAGGTGTCATCACTAAGCTCAATAACGGACTTTTAAAAGACAAATACGAAGGGCGTGAAGTACATCTCGTTCCCGTGCATACGCCCAGCTTTAAAGGCAGTATGGTCAGTGGGTATGATGTTGCCGTTGAGTCGATGCTCAAAGCGTTTGCAAAGAAAACGGATACACCCAATGGCAAGATCAATCTGATCACGGGCTGGGTGAATCCGGGCGATGTAACAGCCCTTAAACATCTTTTGAAAATGATGGGGATTGATGCGACGGTTCTGTTTGAGATCGAGAGTTTTGACTCTCCTTTAATGCCAAGCGGGCAATGCGAAGTCTCTCATGGTGATACGACGGTGGAAGATATGATAGGCACTGCCGATGCGATTGGCACGATTGCACTCAATCGTTATGAAGGGGGCAAAGCGGCAAAATACTTGGAGAAAAATTTCCAAGTACCTGCGATCATCGGACCTACGCCTATTGGGATTCGCAATACCGATACCTTTTTGCAACGCCTCAAAGAGATGACGGGCAAGCCCATCCCTGAGGCGTTGGTCAAAGAGCGGGGTATTGCCATAGATGCCATTACCGATCTTGCGCATATGTTCTTAGCCGATAAACGTGTGGCGATTTACGGCAATGCTGATCTTGTCATTGGTTTGGCGGAATTTTGTATCGATATGGAGATGAAACCTGTGTTGCTCCTTTTGGGCGATGACAACTCAGGGTACAAAAAAGATGCGCGCATTAAAAATCTTCAATCCAAAGTGGACTTTGATATGGAGATTATTACCAATGCGGATCTTTGGGAACTTGAAGATCGTATCAAAAACAAAGGCTTACAGCTAGATCTCATTATGGGGCACTCCAAAGGGAGATTTACCTCCATTGACAATAATGTCCCCATGGTACGTGTGGGCTTTCCTACCTTTGATCGTGCGGGTCTTTACCGTCATCCTGTTGTGGGGTATGCAGGGGCGATTTGGCTTGCCGAAGAGATCGCCAACACGCTTTTTCGTGATATGGAATATAAACGTAACAAAGAGTGGTTACTCAACGTTTGGTAG
- the anfG gene encoding Fe-only nitrogenase subunit delta — protein MSDEKVNMQMQSTQSVRIAQMEDYIMKHCLWQFHSRSWDRERQNEGVLSKAKQLLCDEEVAKETPEDRCYWVDALSLAEAFRARFAWFAEMDKESIKVLIEKLKERIDYVTISGSLNKELTVARY, from the coding sequence ATGAGCGATGAAAAAGTGAATATGCAAATGCAGTCGACACAAAGCGTTCGGATTGCTCAGATGGAAGATTATATTATGAAACATTGCCTTTGGCAGTTTCACTCTAGGTCTTGGGATAGAGAGAGACAAAACGAAGGGGTTTTAAGCAAAGCAAAGCAACTTCTGTGTGATGAAGAAGTGGCAAAAGAGACGCCCGAAGATCGTTGCTACTGGGTCGATGCCCTCTCCTTAGCCGAAGCCTTTAGAGCGCGCTTTGCGTGGTTTGCGGAAATGGATAAAGAGAGTATCAAGGTGCTGATAGAAAAGCTTAAAGAACGTATTGACTACGTCACGATTAGCGGTTCGCTCAACAAAGAGCTGACAGTTGCTCGATACTAA